Genomic DNA from Chaetodon trifascialis isolate fChaTrf1 chromosome 19, fChaTrf1.hap1, whole genome shotgun sequence:
AGATCCTATGAGTCAACATGCCTCATTCAGCCTTTGGCTTTAATGTCTGTGCTGTATCATCTGCTGAATTCATGCATGTGCCACATCGTATTGGACATATTAATGCCACGTTGTCTAAAATCTGGCTGTTTATAACATCCTTGTAATATCATGATATAATGGCAACTAAGGCTGCAACTGAGGCTTTATGAATTAATCTGCCAGATTATTCCTGATTAACTGATCAATCATTTGGTCAATTAAACGTCAGAAGATATTTTAGCCCAGAGcccaaaatgttttcagatgtcAGATCAACAATACAAAACCCAAAGAAGTGTTACAACACCTGAGCACCTGAAGCTTATTTGGTTTGTCGCTCTGGGTTTGTGCATCCTTCCTGATGACAgggtggtttgtgtgtgttcgttcaAAGGTAAAATGGCCTTTCAAATGGCCGAGTATTCCTcttcatttgaattttgatgAGCCTTTGGCTGCAGTGTAGCTTTCCCTGCTGAACACCAGAGTTTCTgcattttgattgatttgaatGGGTTTTCCTTTGTGGTGAATATCTCTGTGGGACTGTGATATTCACCGATGTGAATGCAATGTGATCTCATTCTGGCTGCTCTCCAAGCTCATTTCACGCCccatataacacacacacacgcacacacagacaagtaacacacagtttctctttctctatgcacacattcacagtgGCCGATACTTTCTCAGTCCTCAAATGTGATTGGCTACCAGAATCTCTTCACATTCTTGAGCCCTGACCTTTGTCCTGTCATCAGGTGCGTAACGAGATGGAGACCCTGGTGAGGGAGCATGGAGTGAACTCCTTCCAGATGTTCATGGCCTACAAAGACATGATGATGCTGAGGGACTCTGAGCTCTACCAGACTCTGCAGACCTGCAAGGACATCGGCGCCATCGCACGCGTCCATGCCGAGAACGGAGAGCTGGTGGCGGAGGTGAACGTCCCACAAACACTCAGATAACCACGTGCACATAGTCGCTTCGTCCATGTTTTCCTTTTAATAACAGATGTTATTGTAATAGTGCAACttaacattattttttcagtatatgtgcttttttaaatattaaagaaacaattaaaaatgtaGTCTTATGTtgaagtgtatgtgtgtgtgcgtgtgtgtgtcttgttagAGTGCCAAAGAGGCTCTGGATTTGGGCATCAGTGGACCGGAGGGTATTGAGATCAGCCGACCAGAAGAGGTAAATTTCCATCAAGTTAGATGAGTCAAAAGCATTTTGGATATTCTGCTATTttatggctttttctttttcattttccccctTTTTGTGTTCTTAAAATGTCGATCCTGTAAAGATAAATAAGCTGACTATGACGCGCACATATTGCAGTTTCCTTGGATAGAAGGTCATGATAAAAACCTGAAGTACAAACATCTGTTGAGTCCTTTTAAACGTCTCATTTTGTGAttcttgtctttttgtctgcagCTGGAGTCTGAGGCTACTCACAGAGCTGTCACCATCGCCAACAGGGTAAACAGACCACATTTTAATATCCTGCCTGTGTGCAGGTGGGCTTCTGCACGTTATTCAGAAATGACTGAATGCACTTGTGATTGCAGGCTCGCTGCCCGATCTACCTGGTGAATGTGTCCAGTATGTCTGCTGGGGACATGATTGCTGCGGCTAAGATGCAAGGTGGGCTGCGATGAAATAAGATTTTGACAGTGGCGGTGATATAAAGTACATGAAGGTGatcttctcctttcctcttttgtttcctgtctgtgcagGTAAGGTGGTCCACGCAGAGACCACAGTAGCTCACGCAGTGCTGAATGGGATGAATTATTACCACCAGGACTGGGCTCACGCCGCCGCCCACGTCATCGTTCCTCCTCTCCGCCTCGACCCCAACACGCCCAGCTACCTCATGGGCCTGCTGGGCAAGTATGTGCTccataaagacagaaatgtaCTGAAGTTGAAGAAAGTGCCCTTAAAGTACATGTACATCCTGTTTGCAGTGACACTCTGAGCGTTGTGGCATCAGAGCATCGTCCATTTAGCACCAAGCAGAGAGCTCTGGGCAAGGAGGACTTCACGAAGATCCCTCATGGAGTGGCTGGAGTCCAGGACAGGATGAGTGTCATCTGGGAGAGGGGAGTGGTAcgtacacacatgaacacacagacacacacacaaacctgcatACAAGTCAGCGTGTGTTTGCAGTAATATAGTTTAAATCAAACAGCCATGTGTCataaatgtcacttttttaaTGCACCTGTGCCTGCAGGTTACGGGAAAAATGGATGAGAACCGTTTTGTGGCAGTGACGAGCTCTAACGCTGCAAAGATTTACAACCTGTACCCACGCAAGGGTCGTATCATCCCCGGGGCTGACGCTGATGTGGTGGTCTGGGACCCTGATGCGACGAGGTGCGTAGTTACATTTAAATGAAGATGACTCGCCATCACAGGTTCATCGTCGTCGGTGTTTGATGTAGTGAACGCGCTGATGCTGAatggctgctctgtctgtcaggaCCATCTCTGTGAGCACTCAGGTGCAGGGCGGGGACTTCAACCTGTACGAGGGGGTGCGCTGCCACGGCGTCCCCCTGGTCACCATCAGTCGAGGACGTTTGGTGTGTGAGAACGGCGTGTTCATGTGCGCCGAGGGCTCCGGAAAGTTCTACCCGCAGCGCACGTTCCCTGACTACCTCTACAAGAAGATGgtgcagagagaaaaggttGGCTGGCTTTCGTTCATtcacgtctgtgtttgtgtcctgcaCTCGCTAAAAATGGAGTCAAATTACTGAAAGTTTCTCTAAATGTGACGCCGCTCTGTCAGTTCATCAGCgctcctgctgtgctgtgctgagtCAGCCGACAGCAAacctgctgcaaacacacccaTCATACTGCGTCTAACTGCACTGATTTGACAGACTATATCAAGGATTTAGtgctcttgctctctctgtgcGCTGacgctgtttttctgctgctgctgctgttgcaaaAACCTCTGCTGGGTTTCAGATACACTGGATGGTTCATACTGCTAATGTATGGGAATGACTTTTCTATGCTTCCTGAATTTATGTGGCGGGTATCAAGTCGagttatttatatatatatatccccGAAGCGTCTCTCTTAGGATTGGTGTTTATAAAGAATAGAGCGCTGCAGGGATGGCAGATGTTTGTAGGCCAAGCCGGAAAGTTGGCATCGCCCTGGTTCCCTTGACCTAAAGACAGTGGGATTTTTCCTTTGCACTTTGGATTATTGCATAAAATAAGATCTAGGATTTAGCTAAACTTGTTGTCATCTCCATTTGC
This window encodes:
- the LOC139347597 gene encoding dihydropyrimidinase-related protein 5-like, whose translation is MAANMGSMRILIKGGKVVNDDFTQEADVYIENGIIQQVGKELMIPGGAKVIDASGKLVLPGGIDTSVHLQETFMNASIQDDFYSGTKAALMGGTTMVMALVLPEQHCSLLDAYENCRALADAKVCCDYALHVGVTWWGPKVRNEMETLVREHGVNSFQMFMAYKDMMMLRDSELYQTLQTCKDIGAIARVHAENGELVAESAKEALDLGISGPEGIEISRPEELESEATHRAVTIANRARCPIYLVNVSSMSAGDMIAAAKMQGKVVHAETTVAHAVLNGMNYYHQDWAHAAAHVIVPPLRLDPNTPSYLMGLLGNDTLSVVASEHRPFSTKQRALGKEDFTKIPHGVAGVQDRMSVIWERGVVTGKMDENRFVAVTSSNAAKIYNLYPRKGRIIPGADADVVVWDPDATRTISVSTQVQGGDFNLYEGVRCHGVPLVTISRGRLVCENGVFMCAEGSGKFYPQRTFPDYLYKKMVQREKSQSHKGVDRDPYSGDVAKVANAMKKELGLGPIDGDASSKGQQGTRVHQGVRDLHESSFSLSGSQVDDHIPKRSSARILAPPGGRSSGIW